A single region of the Polyodon spathula isolate WHYD16114869_AA chromosome 5, ASM1765450v1, whole genome shotgun sequence genome encodes:
- the dld gene encoding delta-like protein D, producing the protein MGRQSPIILSIICALICQGFCSGVFELKLQEFLNKKGVMGNMNCCKAGSDTGLLQCECKTFFRICLKHYQTTVSPEPPCTYGSAVTPVLGSNSFQVPETTSDITFTNPITFAFGFTWPGTFSLIIEALHTDTPDDLSTENPDRLISRVATQRHLTVGEEWSQDIQISGRTELKYSYRFVCDEHYYGEGCSVFCRPRDDAFGHFTCGERGEKACNSGWKGQYCTEAICLPGCDEQHGICDKPGECKCRVGWQGRYCDECIRYPGCLHGTCHQPWQCNCQEGWGGLFCNQDLNYCTHHKPCMNGATCTNTGQGSYTCSCRPGYTGASCEIEINECDDNPCRNGGSCTDLENSFTCTCPPGFYGKNCELSAMTCADGPCFNGGRCSDNPEGGYACRCPVGYSGFNCEKKIDHCSSNPCANGAQCMDLGNEYICQCPDGFTGTHCSDNIDECSAFPCLNGATCQDDVNDYTCTCPPGYIGKNCSSPVSKCEHNPCHNGATCHERNNRYVCACTQGYGGLNCQFLLPEQPAVEDQTQRYTEGKDGQFPWSAVCAGIIMVLMLLLGCAVIVVCIRAKMQKRQHQPDNCKSEIETMNNLTDFQREKDISVSVIGATQIKNTNKKVDFHWDSNGEKNGYKVRYPSVDYNLVHELKHEDFVKEEHDKSDSKCDASDSEQEEKSAVHLKSESSEKKRPESVYSLSKDKKYQSVYVISEEKDECIIATEV; encoded by the exons atgggACGTCAGTCGCCTATTATACTTTCCATCATCTGTGCCTTGATATGCCAG GGTTTTTGCTCTGGAGTTTTTGAGCTGAAATTGCAAGAATTTCTGAACAAGAAAGGTGTGATGGGAAACATGAACTGCTGCAAAGCTGGATCGGATACTGGACTGTTGCAGTGTGAATGTAAAACATTCTTCCGAATCTGCTTGAAGCACTACCAGACAACTGTTTCTCCAGAACCCCCTTGTACATATGGCAGTGCCGTGACTCCTGTGCTGGGCTCCAACTCCTTCCAAGTGCCCGAGACAACTTCAGACATAACCTTCACCAATCCCATCACATTTGCGTTTGGATTTACATGGCCA GGAACGTTTTCTCTCATCATTGAAGCACTGCACACAGATACTCCGGACGACCTTTCAACAG aaaaTCCAGATCGCCTGATCAGTCGCGTGGCTACTCAGAGACACTTGACTGTAGGAGAAGAGTGGTCACAGGACATTCAGATTAGCGGCAGGACTGAACTGAAATACTCCTACCGTTTCGTCTGTGATGAACATTACTATGGCGAAGGATGTTCTGTTTTTTGTCGCCCCCGGGACGATGCCTTTGGTCACTTCACCTGTGGAGAACGTGGTGAGAAGGCCTGCAACTCTGGTTGGAAAGGACAATACTGTACTGAAG CTATTTGTCTCCCAGGGTGTGATGAACAACATGGAATTTGTGACAAGCCTGGTGAATGCAA ATGCCGAGTAGGATGGCAAGGCCGTTACTGTGATGAGTGCATCCGTTACCCAGGCTGTCTCCATGGTACCTGCCATCAGCCATGGCAGTGCAACTGTCAAGAGGGCTGGGGTGGTCTCTTCTGTAACCAAG atcttaACTACTGCACACATCACAAGCCCTGCATGAATGGAGCCACTTGCACCAACACTGGCCAGGGAAGTTACACCTGCTCTTGTCGTCCTGGATACACTGGCGCCAGCTGTGAGATTGAGATCAATGAATGTGATGATAACCCCTGCAGGAATGGAGGAAGCTGCACT gatCTAGAAAACAGCTTCACCTGCACCTGCCCACCTGGTTTCTATGGCAAAAACTGCGAACTGAGTGCAATGACCTGTGCTGATGGGCCCTGCTTCAATGGTGGACGGTGTTCCGATAACCCTGAAGGTGGATATGCCTGCCGCTGTCCAGTTGGCTACTCTGGCTTCAACTGTGAAAAGAAAATTGACCACTGCAGCTCCAATCCATGTGCAAATG GTGCTCAGTGTATGGACCTTGGAAATGAATATATTTGCCAGTGCCCAGATGGTTTCACAGGAACGCACTGCAGTGACAACATTGATGAATGTTCTGCCTTCCCTTGTCTAAATGGTGCAACCTGCCAGGATGATGTTAATGACTATACCTGCACCTGTCCTCCAGGATATATTGGCAAGAACTGTAGTTCACCTGTCAGCAAATGTGAGCACAACCCTTGCCACAATGGGGCTACTTGCCATGAGAGGAACAACCGATATGTCTGTGCTTGCACCCAAGGGTATGGTGGACTTAACTGCCAGTTCCTGCTGCCTGAGCAGCCTGCTGTTGAGGACCAAACACAGAGGTACACAGAAGGCAAAGATGGACAGTTTCCTTGGTCTGCAGTGTGTGCTGGGATTATTATGGTTCTTATGCTGTTACTGGGATGTGCTGTAATTGTGGTCTGCATCAGGGCTAAAATGCAAAAGAGACAACACCAGCCGGATAACTGCAAGAGCGAAATAGAAACCATGAACAACTTGACCGACTTTCAGCGTGAAAAGGACATTTCAGTCAGTGTTATTGGGGCTACCCAGATTAAGAACACCAACAAGAAAGTAGACTTTCACTGGGACAGCAATGGGGAGAAAAATGGGTACAAAGTTAGATATCCATCTGTGGATTACAATCTTGTGCACGAGCTAAAGCATGAAGATTTTGTCAAAGAAGAGCATGATAAAAGTGATTCAAAGTGTGATGCTTCTGATTCTGAACAGGAGGAGAAAAGTGCAGTACATTTAAAGAG CGAGTCTTCAGAAAAAAAACGTCCAGAATCGGTGTACTCCCTGTCAAAAGACAAAAAGTACCAGTCTGTGTATGTCATATCTGAAGAAAAAGATGAATGTATAATTGCAACTGAG GTGTGA